The Haloarchaeobius amylolyticus genome window below encodes:
- a CDS encoding FkbM family methyltransferase — protein sequence MLDATEEPVPSTRVLNGVAVPGTEFDEEADHYPDHEGTVVRALRRHVRRGDRVVVVGGGWGTTSVVAARMTHFEGAVTTYEPSPRMLAILRRTIDVNRVADVVSVEHAAVGTVSANSERIFGEADGEQVPPDELPDCDVLDLDCEGAELEILRGMPCRPRLLTVEAHPHVGCSQAAVEAELDALGYEVLWKEPIRPGDDIVNYVAMLESA from the coding sequence ATGCTCGACGCAACCGAAGAGCCGGTGCCGTCCACACGCGTCCTCAACGGGGTCGCGGTCCCCGGCACCGAGTTCGACGAGGAGGCCGACCACTACCCGGACCACGAGGGCACCGTCGTCCGGGCGCTCCGGCGCCACGTCCGCCGCGGCGACCGCGTGGTCGTCGTGGGTGGCGGCTGGGGCACCACCTCGGTCGTCGCGGCGCGGATGACACACTTCGAGGGGGCGGTGACGACGTACGAGCCGAGTCCGAGGATGCTCGCCATCCTCCGGCGAACCATCGACGTGAACCGCGTCGCCGACGTGGTGAGCGTCGAACACGCCGCGGTGGGGACCGTCTCGGCGAACAGCGAGCGCATCTTCGGGGAGGCAGACGGCGAGCAGGTCCCGCCCGACGAACTGCCCGACTGCGACGTGCTGGACCTCGACTGCGAAGGGGCCGAACTGGAGATACTTCGCGGGATGCCCTGCCGGCCCCGCCTCCTGACCGTCGAGGCGCACCCACACGTCGGCTGCTCGCAGGCGGCGGTCGAGGCCGAACTCGACGCGCTCGGCTACGAGGTGCTGTGGAAGGAACCGATACGCCCCGGCGACGACATCGTGAACTACGTCGCGATGCTGGAATCGGCGTGA